In Oncorhynchus nerka isolate Pitt River linkage group LG26, Oner_Uvic_2.0, whole genome shotgun sequence, one DNA window encodes the following:
- the LOC115125329 gene encoding alpha-ketoglutarate-dependent dioxygenase alkB homolog 7, mitochondrial-like isoform X2, with amino-acid sequence MRLLITVARRIHKRPLYTPTSCLSSAASCSGAATNSGLQFRDDQLVCGSTGELVQRLRGQVEVRMEFISEEEEGALMKELEPGLRKKRYEFDHWDDAIHGYRETERAQWGAVCEGVMDRLRAVAFSEGSPLLGPVHVLDLDKAGYIKPHIDSVKFCGSTIAGLSLLSDSVMRLVREDEPAEYLNLFLPRRSLYILREFPAIAASLSSAGTFLFEA; translated from the exons ATGAGACTTCTGATTACAGTTGCCAGACGTATTCATAAACGGCCTCTGTACACTCCCACATCATGTCTAAGTTCGGCAGCGAGTTGCTCCGGGGCTGCTACGAACAGCGGCCTGCAGTTCAGAGATGACCAACTGGTCTGCGGTTCGACCGGGGAGTTGGTCCAGAGGCTTCGCGGTCAGGTGGAGGTGAGGATGGAATTCAtaagtgaggaagaggagggtgcTCTCATGAAAGAACTCGAGCCTGGGCTGAGAAAGAAACGATACGAGTTCGACCACTGGGACGAT GCAATTCATGGTTACCGGGAGACAGAGCGTGCTCAGTGGGGCGCAGTGTGTGAGGGGGTGATGGATCGCCTCCGAGCTGTGGCTTTCTCTGAGGGCAGCCCTCTCCTAGGCCCTGTGCATGTCCTGGACCTGGACAAGGCTGGATACATCAAACCACACATCGACAGTGTCAAG ttctGTGGCAGCACTATAGCAGGGCTGAGTTTGTTGTCAGACAGTGTGATGCGCTTGGTGAGGGAGGATGAACCCGCTGAATATCTGAACTTGTTTCTGCCCCGTCGCTCTCTCTACATACTCAG AGAGTTCCCCGCCATCGCCGCATCTCTGTCATCTGCCGGAACCTTCCTGTTTGAAGCATGA
- the LOC115125329 gene encoding alpha-ketoglutarate-dependent dioxygenase alkB homolog 7, mitochondrial-like isoform X1, whose product MRLLITVARRIHKRPLYTPTSCLSSAASCSGAATNSGLQFRDDQLVCGSTGELVQRLRGQVEVRMEFISEEEEGALMKELEPGLRKKRYEFDHWDDAIHGYRETERAQWGAVCEGVMDRLRAVAFSEGSPLLGPVHVLDLDKAGYIKPHIDSVKFCGSTIAGLSLLSDSVMRLVREDEPAEYLNLFLPRRSLYILRDQARYKFTHEILKDDESLFSGQRVPRHRRISVICRNLPV is encoded by the exons ATGAGACTTCTGATTACAGTTGCCAGACGTATTCATAAACGGCCTCTGTACACTCCCACATCATGTCTAAGTTCGGCAGCGAGTTGCTCCGGGGCTGCTACGAACAGCGGCCTGCAGTTCAGAGATGACCAACTGGTCTGCGGTTCGACCGGGGAGTTGGTCCAGAGGCTTCGCGGTCAGGTGGAGGTGAGGATGGAATTCAtaagtgaggaagaggagggtgcTCTCATGAAAGAACTCGAGCCTGGGCTGAGAAAGAAACGATACGAGTTCGACCACTGGGACGAT GCAATTCATGGTTACCGGGAGACAGAGCGTGCTCAGTGGGGCGCAGTGTGTGAGGGGGTGATGGATCGCCTCCGAGCTGTGGCTTTCTCTGAGGGCAGCCCTCTCCTAGGCCCTGTGCATGTCCTGGACCTGGACAAGGCTGGATACATCAAACCACACATCGACAGTGTCAAG ttctGTGGCAGCACTATAGCAGGGCTGAGTTTGTTGTCAGACAGTGTGATGCGCTTGGTGAGGGAGGATGAACCCGCTGAATATCTGAACTTGTTTCTGCCCCGTCGCTCTCTCTACATACTCAG GGACCAGGCCAGATATAAGTTCACCCATGAGATCCTTAAAGATGATGAGTCTCTTTTCTCTGGACAGAGAGTTCCCCGCCATCGCCGCATCTCTGTCATCTGCCGGAACCTTCCTGTTTGA